Genomic DNA from Cucumis melo cultivar AY chromosome 10, USDA_Cmelo_AY_1.0, whole genome shotgun sequence:
aatttttttttatttggtccacaaaaaatttataattaagtTATTAAACATTTAGTTCCATGTTTTATCAATTTTCTCGAGTATTTTGATGGTTGGCTCGAAGTATTATATAAGATTATGTGTGATGTTTCTTGTTTTAGGCATTTGGAGACTAAATCTGCTAGGGCGTCAAAGCAAAACgtaatttgaaaagaaaaaaacaaagattaTGAAGATTATTTTCACGTATTAGTGTTTGTTTACTCTTcactattattttaaaaaaaacatagccaaattgttaaaataaaaaaaaatagttttcaaaacttatttttatttttagaatttaactTAAGccttttttccaaaataaatataatttttcaaaaaattataaagCTGATAAAAAACAGTAGACAAAAAAAATGTTACTGAAGAGACTTAAATTGCTGCAAATTTCTTTGTAGTCTAACCTTATCAAGTTGAAACCTCTAACATTAGAGAATAAATGTGTAATATCTTATCTAGTTAAATTATACCCAAtcatatgaaaaaaaaaatacctttcTAGTCTCTAGATTTGGTTATCTGGTTTTAAAATTATACCTCTAATCctcaaatttataaaaataaatctaTTTAGTCTTTAAGTTTTCAATCGGTATCTTTTTAgtcatttaatttttaaaactaatagAATTAAGATtactttttgtttaattttttaagaataattatataattttaaaaattagaaaatttgtTTAAGAAAGgatatgattttaaaaaattgttgttctaatttaaaatggcatacgtatatatttaaaacaaaagtaCAAAGTTTTTTGGACTTTCTAAacgtatttttaaaattttaaagagtAGAAAAGTATAATTTTAAAATGGAAGGAACAAATACTACTACAAAAAAGTAATaatttcttaaaacaaaacattataTATAGTCAGATCATAAATTTTAtatctttaaaattgttattagtttttttagtacaacaattcGAGGTGGGGAGATTCGAATCCCATCTTAAGGATGAGAATTATTGATGTCAATTACGGTTAAACTAAGTTTACTTTgacataatatatattattagttcaaaaatatataaaagataaaataaaacataatgtGTAACTAATATTACTTTATATTAGTATGTAACCTACTGTTTACTTGCTCATAATACTCTCATCTTCAATATGTCTGATTTAAATGTATgttcatagttttttttttcaacttgaTGCAGTGATCAAAATATGTTAGCGAGTGAGTGCTTTCGAACAACATGTTCTCAACTAATAATTTTTATGGGCTATCGTTTGCGTCGAAACTTTTATGCACCTTACAACATAACTCAAAATCATGGTATcaaattgataaaataaattaagaatttGAAGTATAAACAGAAATAATTGTTTACCTAAAAGTACGTATGaactaatataaatattatgaaccttcaaagaataaaaaagatacaAGTATAAAAGTTCAAACATCACAAAATAAATGCTCATCGGTAAAATCAATGTGATTACCAGTGTAACGCTccatattatatttattaaaaatacaaTAGAAATCCTAATTTAGAATTGAGAGTATTGGAGATTAAACTTGGAATAGATTCAAATTAGGAATATgaataaataaaactttaggTTATGCCTAAACCAATTTATTCTTGAACAGAAAGAAAGTTGccctcaatgttttttttttcttcattttaaccaTCACACAGCCACCTCTCAATTCTAAATCCAAAGATATTTATTCAGATCCATTGCGATTAAAATAACAAGTAGGTTTCCCCataaaaaaattttcctttGAGATTGATTTTGCAAATATTTAAAGTGATTGTATGGAATTTTAACAATTTGTAGTGTTTGTTAAAACTAATAagaagagatttttttttttttttaaaaaaaaaagttctgtTCCGTTGGTTTGTAAAATGTAGGTAAAGTACTTCTAAAACTGGCTTCCTAAAAAAACTCTCTTCTAACTAGCTATtatgaattttatattttatctcaatttaataattcttttttaagtttaagtttaaaatttacaaaataattatttggatttttcaaGCAACTATTTTTAAAGTTACGACAATTTGAAATTAAGTTTTAGTGTTGAGGAAAAAATATAGTATAGCATTTAAGACAAATTTATGttaaatgtcaaataatatTGGTATGATTGTGAGGAATAAAATTTCCACGTTACATCATACATGAAATTACTTATAAATACACAACATAAATTGCACTTCTCTGATGATAGATATGTAATGTTTAGAATGTGATCATTAACATGCACCATTGTACTAGAGCCACTGATCCGATAAGTAGATAGATACGaactaaaactaaaaatttTGTTGAAGGCTCATGCTACACACCACAAGAAATTGAGACAGAGAGAACTACAATAGGGCGAGTTAAGAGAACTACACCTACTAATCTTTAGAACTACAAGTTTACTcaaagaagaaaggagaaaaagtaaaaatgacGAGAAAAGTTTAGATACCACTAATTTAAGAGTCATAATTCAGGTAAAATGTATGAAGTTGTATATGTCAGCAATAGTAGTGGAGTTACTCGTATTTTAAATCTcaacattatttttttataaaaaaattcaaaataataaaaccaataataataacaacaagagagagagagaaaaggaaaagaaaaaacttttgccctctttctctttctattTCTCTCTATCCATTTCCCTTGTGAGTCTTGAGATGCCAAACCCATGTCGGATCCTCCGACAACATCATCGGAGCCACCACACCAccaccaacaacaacaacatctTCCACGTTTACCCGTAATCCACGGCGGAGCATCCGGCGCTACCCGAATGAACACGGCGGCAGCAACTTCATCTTCCGCGGTAATAGTCCGAGAGTACCGAAAAGGAAACTGGACTCTCCAAGAGACAATGATTCTAATAACGGCGAAGAAGTTGGACGACGAGCGGCGGAACAAGGCGAACTTGGGGCCTAGCACGGTGGATCCGGCGGCGAGGAAGGGCGGAGAGCTCCGGTGGAAGTGGGTGGAAAATTACTGCTGGAGCCACGGTTGTCAACGGAGCCAAAATCAGTGTAATGACAAGTGGGATAATCTCCTCCGCGATTATAAAAAAGTGCGCGAGTATGAATCCCGCGCGTGTGATCAACAAATTCCTTCTTACTGGAAAATGGAGAAACATGAGCGAAAAGACAAGAATCTCCCTTCTAATATGGCGTTTGAAGTTTATCAAGCTTTAAACGACGTTGTTCAGAGGAAGTTCTCTCAAAAACCTTCTAATTCCTCTAACACTGGCattctccttcttcctcttcctgCTCCGCCTCCTTCCGCTCTTCTCCCGCCGCCCACCGCCACTAATTCTCCGCAGCTTTCAGGTTAgttagttttttatttatttatttatttatttatttattagtttgTATGTGTATGATACTATTAAATCGTCCCCCAAGTCCTGGACCTTTCATTTTCAgggttttatttattattttttgggttttcttttgtttatattattataatgtttttcagaaaaggaaaaaaaaaagataaaagagagagagaagagttAATATTTTGGGTCAAAGTTGCAGGATTTGACTCTGCCACAAATTTTAATAGGACCCCCCTCCCgtattcttcttccttttcgTTTCGTTATTCCTTTTCTAATCATCTACGCTCACCTCTATTGCATTTCTGATGCTCCTTCCAAATTTCATCCATCCGATTTCATTTGGTCCTATTACTTATCCAACGCTCACATTCTCTTCTTCTAGGAATAATTGAGAGCTGTTAAACCGCAGCATTTTTAAGGATTTAAATGATGAGAAgtattcttaaaaaagaaaaataaaataaaataaaattaggaCGATGGTACATGTCTATTATGCCTGGCTTTTAAGATTTTAATAGTTGATACTTTTAGATTAGGCAATGTTTTAAAGAGTAGATGTACGGTTAGGATGAAAATTGGCAATGGAATTTTCCGAAACAAGATCTAGAATCAGAAATGTTTTAGAATGAGGgaggaaaattgaaattaagttTGTAGAGATGCTTtagctttctttttttttttttttttctttttttccttataaGTAAGTCGTATACTTATTCTCATGcaagtttcttttttttgaatttttattttgaagCATATATGAATTATAAACCTactataaagaaataaaaaatcaaaaactttattttctttgtttttcaagACTAGTCTTTTCAGAACATTTTCAAAGACTAGGTGATAAAACGAGCAAGTAGTTCAATAAACTtgattttttagaaagaaagtatctataaaaaaagtaaaataattattaaattagaCTTTAGATAACAGCTTAACCTCGAGCttgaattaaaaaacaaaagattaaaATGTCACCacttaaaagaatatataatacCTTAAGTAATTAAATTAGTAGGTCTAAGATACAAAGATCctctaatttaattattattttagataaataaGGGCATAAGACTCAAGTCTCAACTGattgaattaaataaatagCAATGTGTTAGTATGGGGCAGTTTCTAGAAATGAGGTTGGGAAATTGTGGGTAGAGTTGGAAATATTGAAAGATTGGGggcaaattttgaaaaagaggGGCAGAGAGAGGAAATAATGTAAAATATTGGAAATGAGAAAAATTGGAGGAAAGACAATGATGCGGACCAGTGAGGGAATTGTGATCAGATTGAGATCGTGGGAAGATCCTTTTGGGTAATCTAAAAGAAACATAATACAAATCCCTTTTTAAGgttaaaacttaattaattatatatgtttgaAAAGCTTTGCCATTAGATAATGCGTTTTTCTTAAGATACTTCCAATGATGATAATACAATATAGTCCCTCCAATCTAAGCATGCAATGCAAATTTCACTTTTCAGCCTTaccatatttaaatattatatgttcttttctaatttctaatttctattttcttttttatcgtttGTATTACTTTTTAGGGCATATTCTattgtaaattttgttttatatttttaacatttaagtTTGGTGGATAATTACCTTCAGTTTTTTTACATTCAAATATTTGTTGTTATTAAGTTAATGTAATTTCGAAACAACGTTTTTCTTATCTTAAAAATATTCAagttttgaatttgaattttaaaacgtaaaattaaattaaatccagataaaaatataaataaatataattcaaACTATTTTCTAAACTCTTAGTGGAATCTATGGTATATGTTTATAAATGCATATATTAGTAAAAGGAATATATTTTTTGGAATTCTTTAGATCCTGGACAAAAACTAAGATTAATTGTTAGATAATTTATTTCAAGATATTTATCTACATATATTTCAACATATTTCtaaaaaagaagtctttttataaatttatgtcGTATTGGAgttcaaaaaacttcaaaaatagttacaaaaattgctaaataataatttatttatatatgtagAGTCGTCATCATCAGGAACAGAGTCGAgcgagaagaaagagaagatggaggcaaagagaagaaaaatggaagataaTATTGGAAGAAGAATTGAGAGAAGCGTTTCAGCGTTGGGTCAAACGCTGCATAGTTGCGAGGAGCAAAGAGAAATTCGACACCAACAACTTATGGAACTTCGAAAACGCCGCCTTCAAATTGAAGAGACTCGCAATCATATTCATCGCCAGGGCATCGCCGACCTCGTCGCCGCCGTCGCCAACCTCTCTGCTGGTActtacttttttatattctatttctttgctcATTATTTCTATCTCACATATTGCCTACATTATTCCTCCTTTCCATGGCTGCAAAAAACCTCCCCTTTTACTAAGGAAACTATAATTTATAAGCATAAAAATAACGGACAAAGTAATAAAAACTGAAAATACAAGAATTTGCATAGAAAACTTCCAACTTTAATGCAAACATcgaattaataaaaaattcattacTTGAAAAGTTGCTATAATCATACATAATACTTTCCTCTTTCCCGATCCTAACTACAAGAATACTCTCTCCAAGTTTTTGACCACCCAACTTTTTTCCACTCTCCAACTAGAGAATACAAAAGATTTAATTAGAGTTATTACACCAGAGTTTAAAGTACTTCTAACTGAGTTTTAACTGACAATCATATTCTCATCTCATAGAATTATAACCTACTTCACTATAAGAGTAGGCCACTTGGAATACTACCTtccaagattttctttttttgtcacATGTTGATaaactttactatattttgtagtTCAACTTCTACCTATTTGACTTATCTAGAAGTTCTTCAGCCATCGACATAACTTCCACTACATGCTTTGCATATATGCAAAACTAGAGAAtacaaaagaaatttaattagAGTTATTACACTAGAACTTAAAGTGCTTCTaactaagataattaagaaATAAAGGCATAAACTCCTTTTATAGCGTATGACTTTCTTAAATCTTTTTATTGTAGGAAAGACTCATGATTTTCCTAAACTCTTTCAATAATGTAGAACAAATCTATGATGTTCCTAAGCCCTTTTTATGTTGGACAATTTCACTTataaaattttacaaaaaaaaaaaaaaaaaaaaactcgacAACCATGCATGGCTAGACGACATTAAATTTCTAAGTTGATAAAAAAGTAAAAGTTAATATAAAATTTAGGGGTATTTtaagaaatagaaagaaaagaaaaatattcgtACTCCACTGAAAAAActactaaaagataaaatttatcgCGTTTTACTTTGATGAATCAAATTTTACTCTAATTGTATCTAAACCATTTTGAAATTAACGTGTACTACCCTGATTAAGTGAAATTAGAGTTAAAGGAAAACTCATATTTTTTAAGCTTTCTGATCCTTGTAATCTCCTTACGAACACGAACCTGGAGCAACCACTAGTATTGAACCACTATTCTCTCGAACTTAGAATCGGGTTGTGGTACCTGATAAATGAAGGAATTGTGAGAGAGAGAAATGAAAATTAGATTAGGGTGAGAGAACTTAGGTGGGTTTTTCTGTTTTTGTGTTaatgttaaaaattaaaaaggtaaaaagttttttcaattttgtaaaaCTAGCTTTTCAATAGACAAAAGACATGCAACTATTGCATGTGAAAATTCACTTAAGTTCAACACCTCGCATACTATTGATTATTAGTGGAATTTAGTGGGTTAGGTGTTTACATCCCATGTAATCACTTATTCCATTGAGTGTTAGTGaaattattcaacaaaattttggattttttcaCTAATTTTAGTCaaatgaaatgggaggcttattggactAGAACTGTTGAGCTACCATCACCTACGTAAATATAAGGATAATTCCatgtgaacagaagttcatagttagttcaggattaagattaagttacttaagtcatcaataattttatacaaccaacggtgttataacgtaaaagtgaccaTTTCatgattttagttttttttgtaaactctttacataggatgcccacACTTTCATATCtccacatgaacgattcaggatcacatcgtttgtactaactacaaagcggacTACAACCATAATGTACTCAAAATAATGCTTTGAACATTACTATTCATATACTATGGATCGTTAATTAAGTTATATgcttgaacttgatccatgtttatgtctctgcTTGAAATTCAAGTTTGCTCATGATAGTCTTGGgatcttaatttattggattgaagatcataatattcaattttcactaataagtccttactaactactttattgaatagaatataattttaaactacaagctacgagttttatgacataaattacaacatattttttttttgtgaactttaaatattttatcaaattttctatttttaacaaatttttcctaaaatttaaataaatgttCCCATCTTAAtctcaaatttttaaatatattgcCATTTTTACCACGTAAGATGagttttcattttaaaattcaTGAAAAGGTATTCACGATGGgcttatattattttatttttatatagtTTTATTCTCCAAACGTATTTAACGAAGTATTTAGTTATATTAAAGTTTGTTGTTAGAGCTTATATTATTGAAATCAACGAGATTAAAAAATGATAGAAATTGcaataattaactaattaagtTTAAAGtcaggttttttttttcaagaataataagaaaaatataaatttttatggCAATAGAAAGAAAATCCCTAAAATACAATAATTGATCACGcttgattttgatataaagtataaatagtttattcattttgtcatttttataATTCTTCCTAAAAGGTCACTTTTCTacccattaaaaaaaattgtttcttttatttgttaaaactaactttaaatagttttatcttaaaatatatattattttttaaaatttataaaaacttgatgaaactaaattttatttatataaaaaagtttaatttgatgaaattaaaagaatatagtaaaaaaaggaatattgataatagaaattgaaaatttccttcttattttttaagacaatttttttaaaactaaatgtCATAATTTGAAGTCATTTGGTAAAGTTCTCCaagttttctattttctattttcggCTCTGTTTATTGTTAATATTTTTCTAATTAGGTCTccgattttttaaattttagttatttAATAACAAGAATCGAAAAATATTGCTTCGAACAATTTTCTGaaaccttttcttttaattcactaaaatggaaaaaacagtaccaatcacttttttttttctttttcagaattaaaaaaaaaggacacTACTGAACCAACACCTTAGCTTCTTCTTTCCTGTTTTCTCGTTTTTCCTTCatatttcaaacaaatttaaaaagtgGTATTTTATCCCTTTATGTACAATGTATCACATCGCAAtaaagttttaatatttttacctCCAACAGTTGATGGAATTGATGGGTGGGAGGTTTTAGTTTATACATAATCAAACTAATAAAATTTGGCACTtcattttaatgaaaaatttcaCTATATAACTACTAAAAAGAGTATATGCAAgggattaaaaaaattaaaactttgaaTGTGTATGACTAAATTATTGTAAATTAAAGTTgatctttttatttcttttattggtTTGAAATTGTGAGCATAGGGATAGATAATAATAGAAGAGGAAGATCAGAAGGATATGAATCATGTTTATACAGTGGAGAGGAGGTGAGAATATTGAAAGAGCAAAATGAAGCAATGCAAGCTGAGCTTATGAATGTGAAGAATGAGCTTTCTCAACTTAGAGATCAGATGCCTTCGCTCATGCAAACTATGATGCACAGTATGATCCATAACATCccacctcctcctcctccttctacTTCTTCCATGGTAATCTCTCCCTCTCTACCTTTCATACATATTATTTTACATAAGTACGTACTTACATACATTCATCAAATGCATATGGTCGTAAAATCTATTGATACAAATCATGATCACAACCACTTGGTTGCCTTAGTATAAGGTTAAATTGCAAAAATTCTATTCTATGGTATAAGGTTAAATCATAAATTTGATCTATTTGGttatgaaaaaaattagaattcCTATAGTAGGGACTATTTATAAACCCATGTAGACTATGGGGTTTTACCAAACCATTGAGATCAAATTCTAAGTTTTGAAATCATAGACTAAGTTCTAATTTACTTTTTCAAATTGTATGGATCAAATTTGCAACTTAATATTCGTGTGCTTTTACTTTTACTTGAATTTTATGGAGAAGAAAATGTGGGAAGGAACAATTGTGTTTTTTCTGTCTATGTTCTCTAATCTTTCTTGAGTAAAAGAGAATttttaacaaaaattttaaaagttaaaataagTTCTTATAAGCATATACTGTTTTTAGTTCTAAAAACTTTAACTTAATTTTTCTTGAAGATATtggtaaaaataaataataaagagataataataataataaaatagttACCAAATGTATTCTAaatgatttgaagtttttgtttcttcttgaaaaaaataattaagataaCCTAGTGGTCAATGAAAGAGATTGTAATTCCAAATTTTATTGTTGAGGATCAATGGAAAATATTTTATCTTAAGATTGAGTCAATTTAATTGTATTAGCAAGACTTGATAGTTGTGTTTCATTCTACTTGTTAATTTAGAGAGACAAAATAAAAAGATTCTAGGTTTTAGAATATAGCTTGACATAAATATCATTTgataaaaaaaacttatttataATGTGTaatataaactaaaaaaatgtttaaactacaaataaacacataaaataaacatgaaaaaatctaataaaaaatatttaattatgatgtccatattt
This window encodes:
- the LOC103496697 gene encoding trihelix transcription factor PTL-like isoform X2, with translation MSDPPTTSSEPPHHHQQQQHLPRLPVIHGGASGATRMNTAAATSSSAVIVREYRKGNWTLQETMILITAKKLDDERRNKANLGPSTVDPAARKGGELRWKWVENYCWSHGCQRSQNQCNDKWDNLLRDYKKVREYESRACDQQIPSYWKMEKHERKDKNLPSNMAFEVYQALNDVVQRKFSQKPSNSSNTGILLLPLPAPPPSALLPPPTATNSPQLSGTESSEKKEKMEAKRRKMEDNIGRRIERSVSALGQTLHSCEEQREIRHQQLMELRKRRLQIEETRNHIHRQGIADLVAAVANLSAGIDNNRRGRSEGYESCLYSGEEVRILKEQNEAMQAELMNVKNELSQLRDQMPSLMQTMMHSMIHNIPPPPPPSTSSMDPSGSGRDA
- the LOC103496697 gene encoding trihelix transcription factor PTL-like isoform X3, translated to MSDPPTTSSEPPHHHQQQQHLPRLPVIHGGASGATRMNTAAATSSSAVIVREYRKGNWTLQETMILITAKKLDDERRNKANLGPSTVDPAARKGGELRWKWVENYCWSHGCQRSQNQCNDKWDNLLRDYKKVREYESRACDQQIPSYWKMEKHERKDKNLPSNMAFEVYQALNDVVQRKFSQKPSNSSNTGILLLPLPAPPPSALLPPPTATNSPQLSESSSSGTESSEKKEKMEAKRRKMEDNIGRRIERSVSALGQTLHSCEEQREIRHQQLMELRKRRLQIEETRNHIHRQGIADLVAAVANLSAGCPHFHIST
- the LOC103496697 gene encoding trihelix transcription factor PTL-like isoform X1, translating into MSDPPTTSSEPPHHHQQQQHLPRLPVIHGGASGATRMNTAAATSSSAVIVREYRKGNWTLQETMILITAKKLDDERRNKANLGPSTVDPAARKGGELRWKWVENYCWSHGCQRSQNQCNDKWDNLLRDYKKVREYESRACDQQIPSYWKMEKHERKDKNLPSNMAFEVYQALNDVVQRKFSQKPSNSSNTGILLLPLPAPPPSALLPPPTATNSPQLSESSSSGTESSEKKEKMEAKRRKMEDNIGRRIERSVSALGQTLHSCEEQREIRHQQLMELRKRRLQIEETRNHIHRQGIADLVAAVANLSAGIDNNRRGRSEGYESCLYSGEEVRILKEQNEAMQAELMNVKNELSQLRDQMPSLMQTMMHSMIHNIPPPPPPSTSSMDPSGSGRDA